From Tiliqua scincoides isolate rTilSci1 chromosome 2, rTilSci1.hap2, whole genome shotgun sequence, the proteins below share one genomic window:
- the LOC136639047 gene encoding C-type lectin domain family 2 member D-like yields MVGPACPHNWVGFQGRCYYFSREEKNWTSSQSFCHSQQASLARIESEQKDFINLFKLKYTYWIGLRRKPGQPWKWLNEEKATLPVMGDGGDCAYLNDEVKASSSRCSTEHHWMCSKADALHNPK; encoded by the exons ATGG TTGGTCCTGCATGCCCACACAATTGGGTTGGATTTCAGGGAAGGTGCTATTACTTctcaagggaagaaaaaaattggACCTCCAGCCAGAGCTTCTGCCATTCACAGCAAGCCTCCCTAGCTAGGATTGAAAGTGAGCAGAAG GATTTTATCAACCTTTTCAAACTGAAATATACCTACTGGATTGGCCTCAGGAGAAAACCCGGTCAACCCTGGAAATGGCTAAATGAAGAAAAAGCAAC GTTACCGGTCATGGGAGATGGAGGAGATTGTGCCTATTTAAATGATGAAGTCAAAGCCAGCTCCTCACGGTGTAGCACAGAACACCATTGGATGTGCAGCAAAGCTGATGCATTGCACAATCCAAAATGA